In the genome of Anaerolineae bacterium, one region contains:
- the hutH gene encoding histidine ammonia-lyase, translated as MLLIDGHHLTIEEVVAVARHGEPVRLAPAAKARMTQSYTWVEHIVRQDQPVYGINTGFGVFAERRIPNETSARLSRNLILSHAVATGPALPEEVVRAAMLIRANTLALGHSGIRPEVVETLLEMLNRGVTPEVPSQGSMGSSGDLAPLAHLALVLTTDEADRVEDSGWAWYQGRRMRGKAAMQAAGLSRWVLGPKEGLALINGATFSAALLALAVHDAALLLDLANITLSMTLEALRGVSAAFDPRIHLARRHPGQMESARRVRQLTAGSTLLDAAGRVQDAYSLRCAPQVHGATRDAWRFVSEVVTREINAVTDNPLLFGLDAVLSGGNFHGEPTAMAADFLSIALTELAAVAERRLFRLTDGKLNDGLPGMLVDPPEAAGLNSGLMLVQYTAASLVLENQTLSSPDSVRSLPTSGEQEDHNANAMNAARHARRVVANTAHVLAAEAYTAARALDLRLRAAPEARLGRGVAVAWQAIREVVLYQAGDALWGPEIERVRQRVTQPAFVHRVLRAADLSPTLPPAQVT; from the coding sequence ATGCTGCTCATCGATGGGCACCATCTCACCATTGAGGAAGTCGTGGCCGTGGCACGCCACGGCGAACCCGTGCGCCTGGCTCCCGCAGCGAAAGCGCGCATGACCCAATCCTACACCTGGGTGGAGCACATCGTCCGGCAAGACCAGCCGGTGTACGGCATCAACACCGGCTTTGGCGTCTTTGCCGAGCGCCGCATTCCCAATGAAACCTCGGCGCGGCTGAGTCGTAACCTTATCCTCAGCCACGCCGTGGCCACCGGGCCGGCCCTCCCCGAAGAGGTGGTGCGGGCGGCCATGCTCATCCGGGCCAACACCCTGGCCCTGGGACATTCGGGCATCCGCCCCGAGGTGGTGGAGACCCTGCTCGAGATGCTCAACCGGGGCGTGACGCCCGAGGTGCCGTCGCAAGGCTCCATGGGCTCCTCGGGGGATCTGGCCCCCCTGGCCCACCTGGCTCTGGTGCTGACCACCGACGAGGCCGACCGGGTGGAGGATTCGGGTTGGGCCTGGTATCAGGGCCGACGGATGCGCGGCAAAGCGGCCATGCAGGCTGCCGGCTTGTCTCGCTGGGTGCTGGGCCCCAAAGAAGGCCTGGCCCTGATTAATGGGGCCACCTTTTCAGCGGCGCTTTTGGCCCTGGCCGTGCACGATGCCGCCCTCCTGCTCGACCTGGCCAACATCACCCTGAGCATGACCCTGGAAGCGCTGCGCGGCGTCTCGGCCGCCTTCGACCCCCGCATCCATCTGGCGCGGCGGCACCCCGGCCAGATGGAATCGGCCCGTCGCGTGCGCCAACTGACCGCCGGGAGCACGCTCCTGGACGCGGCCGGACGGGTGCAGGACGCCTACTCCCTGCGCTGCGCTCCTCAGGTGCACGGCGCGACTAGGGACGCCTGGCGTTTTGTCAGCGAGGTGGTCACCCGCGAAATCAATGCCGTGACCGACAACCCGCTGCTTTTCGGCCTCGATGCCGTGCTCTCGGGCGGCAACTTTCACGGTGAGCCCACCGCCATGGCTGCCGACTTTTTGAGCATCGCCCTCACCGAACTGGCCGCCGTGGCCGAGCGGCGGCTCTTCCGCCTCACCGACGGCAAACTCAACGATGGCCTCCCCGGCATGTTGGTCGACCCGCCGGAGGCCGCCGGGCTTAACTCCGGCCTGATGCTGGTGCAGTACACTGCGGCCTCTCTGGTGCTGGAGAACCAGACCCTGAGCAGCCCCGATAGTGTGCGCTCTCTGCCTACTTCGGGCGAGCAGGAGGATCACAACGCCAACGCGATGAACGCGGCCCGCCACGCCCGCCGGGTGGTCGCCAACACCGCTCATGTGCTGGCGGCCGAGGCCTACACCGCGGCCCGGGCGCTGGACCTGCGGCTGCGGGCCGCCCCTGAAGCGCGCTTGGGCCGGGGCGTGGCCGTGGCCTGGCAGGCCATCCGGGAGGTCGTCCTCTATCAGGCGGGGGACGCCCTATGGGGTCCGGAAATTGAGCGTGTCAGGCAACGGGTGACCCAGCCGGCCTTTGTGCACCGCGTGTTGCGCGCCGCCGACCTCTCGCCCACCCTTCCCCCGGCCCAGGTGACCTGA
- a CDS encoding nuclear transport factor 2 family protein produces the protein MSERRAFLLGSGIVVLFAVVAGVLFARRRPPTYPPDDPRRVVQAYLQALEQRNYQRAYDYWAPQAWLDAQKFEHHLQETASWRQQYAVSIGAVRFPGPDRAVVLLHLTRIASPPLLFPAEEQVLEAVLTRTDGSWRLVALPPPWGVVEGLKRLPPPPAPPSPTPGE, from the coding sequence ATGAGCGAACGCCGAGCGTTTTTGCTGGGCAGCGGGATCGTGGTGCTTTTCGCCGTGGTGGCGGGGGTGCTTTTCGCCCGGCGGCGACCGCCCACCTACCCGCCGGACGACCCCCGCCGGGTGGTGCAGGCCTACCTGCAGGCTCTGGAGCAACGCAACTACCAGCGGGCCTACGACTACTGGGCTCCCCAGGCGTGGCTGGATGCCCAAAAGTTCGAGCATCACTTGCAGGAGACGGCCTCCTGGCGGCAACAATATGCCGTGAGCATTGGCGCGGTGCGCTTCCCTGGTCCGGACAGGGCGGTCGTCCTGTTGCATCTGACCCGCATCGCCTCACCGCCGTTGCTCTTCCCCGCCGAGGAGCAGGTGCTGGAGGCCGTGTTGACCCGCACGGACGGCAGCTGGCGGTTGGTAGCCCTGCCCCCGCCCTGGGGCGTGGTGGAGGGCCTGAAACGTTTACCACCCCCTCCCGCGCCGCCGTCGCCCACCCCTGGAGAGTAA
- the sppA gene encoding signal peptide peptidase SppA: MDRQPERSNEIPGRPANTGGRQALWALVGVAAGMLLPVLACGLLFALFTLVGAVSGMASGPAAPTPRVQQVHVRGPLSGPAVAIIEVNGPIVNGRAPLPSLNEVAAADDILDMLADARRDPSIKAVVLRINSPGGGVVPSDRIHQALQELHKPVVVVMEDLAASGGYYIAAGADYIIANPATLTGSIGVISTFPEASQLFDKLGVHFTVIKSGEAKDFGSLYRPMTPEEQAYWQRIIDEAYARFVKVVAEGRGMSEKEVRKLADGRVYTGQQALELSLVDALGYLDDGIARAADLGGIQDVPRVVRYRRVSSFADLLMGAQASLSGEWAHFLDRALMPSLAYRWVP; this comes from the coding sequence ATGGATCGTCAACCTGAGCGCTCCAATGAAATTCCCGGGCGTCCTGCCAACACCGGTGGTCGGCAGGCGTTGTGGGCCCTCGTCGGCGTGGCGGCAGGGATGTTGTTGCCGGTGTTGGCTTGCGGGTTGTTGTTCGCGCTGTTTACCCTGGTGGGCGCGGTAAGCGGCATGGCCTCCGGCCCGGCGGCGCCGACGCCCAGGGTCCAGCAGGTGCATGTGCGGGGGCCGCTCAGCGGCCCGGCAGTGGCCATCATTGAGGTCAACGGCCCCATCGTCAACGGTCGGGCGCCGCTCCCCTCGTTGAATGAGGTAGCCGCGGCCGACGACATCCTCGATATGCTGGCCGACGCCCGCCGCGACCCCAGCATCAAAGCCGTGGTGCTGCGCATCAATAGCCCCGGGGGCGGGGTGGTGCCTTCGGACCGCATTCACCAGGCCTTGCAGGAACTGCACAAGCCCGTGGTGGTGGTGATGGAGGATTTGGCTGCCTCGGGGGGGTATTACATCGCAGCAGGTGCGGATTACATTATCGCCAACCCGGCCACGCTGACCGGTTCCATCGGGGTCATCTCCACCTTCCCTGAGGCCAGCCAGTTGTTCGACAAGTTGGGCGTGCATTTCACCGTCATCAAGTCCGGGGAGGCCAAAGATTTCGGCAGCCTCTACCGCCCCATGACGCCGGAGGAGCAGGCGTACTGGCAGCGCATCATCGACGAAGCCTATGCCCGCTTCGTCAAGGTGGTCGCCGAGGGGCGGGGCATGAGCGAGAAGGAGGTGCGCAAGTTGGCCGATGGGCGGGTTTACACCGGCCAACAGGCGCTGGAACTGAGCCTGGTGGATGCGTTGGGCTATCTGGACGACGGGATTGCCAGAGCCGCCGACCTGGGCGGGATCCAGGATGTGCCCCGGGTGGTGCGTTACCGCCGGGTGAGTTCCTTTGCCGACCTGCTCATGGGCGCCCAAGCGTCCCTTTCGGGCGAATGGGCGCACTTCCTCGATCGTGCGTTGATGCCCTCCCTGGCGTATCGTTGGGTGCCTTGA
- a CDS encoding endo alpha-1,4 polygalactosaminidase, producing the protein MDGFFRFADFHRWMLRAVVVGALALLVACGGPSQPAPPPTATAGLPRFTPTLPPATETASYAPVATATFTAEVAPSPTVTITTTPGRPPSPTARSWWQPKPRTTWQIQINGGQIDLSYQAQVYDVDLFDTPTETIAQLHRMGRKVICYFSAGTYEDWRPDADRFLGYGIVGQPLEDWPGERYLDIRRLDILGPILQDRLDLAVEKGCDAVDPDNVQNFQEPTGFALSSEDQLRFNLWLAGEAHARGLGVGLKNDRPQIPDLVAAFDFAVDEECFTYAECEPLLAFIRAGKAVFEIEYELSPAAFCPQANAWGFSALVKPWDLSPQRFDCLQDFEER; encoded by the coding sequence ATGGATGGTTTCTTTCGTTTTGCGGACTTCCATCGCTGGATGCTGAGAGCCGTGGTTGTGGGGGCTCTGGCCCTGTTGGTAGCCTGTGGAGGCCCGTCTCAACCTGCGCCGCCCCCTACGGCGACGGCGGGGTTGCCTCGCTTCACGCCGACCCTGCCTCCCGCCACGGAGACTGCCTCCTATGCGCCTGTGGCCACCGCCACCTTCACCGCTGAGGTGGCGCCTTCCCCCACGGTCACCATCACCACTACCCCCGGGAGGCCCCCTTCCCCCACGGCGCGGTCCTGGTGGCAGCCCAAACCCCGCACCACCTGGCAGATCCAGATCAACGGCGGTCAGATCGACCTCTCTTACCAGGCCCAGGTGTACGATGTGGACCTCTTCGACACCCCGACCGAGACCATCGCCCAACTCCACCGCATGGGGCGCAAGGTCATTTGCTACTTCAGCGCCGGCACGTACGAGGACTGGCGGCCCGACGCCGACCGTTTTCTCGGCTACGGCATCGTGGGTCAGCCGCTGGAAGACTGGCCCGGCGAGCGTTATCTGGATATCCGCCGCCTGGACATCCTGGGCCCTATCCTGCAAGACCGCCTGGACCTGGCCGTGGAAAAAGGGTGCGACGCCGTGGATCCCGACAATGTGCAGAACTTCCAGGAACCCACAGGCTTCGCTCTTTCCTCTGAAGATCAGTTGCGTTTCAACCTCTGGCTGGCCGGGGAGGCCCACGCCCGCGGCCTGGGGGTGGGGTTGAAGAACGACCGCCCGCAAATCCCTGACCTGGTGGCTGCCTTTGACTTCGCTGTGGACGAAGAATGCTTCACCTATGCCGAATGCGAACCGCTGCTGGCCTTCATCCGGGCCGGCAAAGCCGTTTTTGAGATAGAATATGAACTCAGCCCGGCGGCTTTTTGCCCTCAGGCCAACGCCTGGGGCTTCTCAGCCCTGGTCAAGCCGTGGGACCTCAGTCCGCAACGCTTTGATTGCCTGCAAGATTTTGAGGAGAGATGA
- a CDS encoding Trm112 family protein, whose protein sequence is MVHQDLLEILRCPVCVQEGKGELELVKETWLVCYDCGRKYPIRDDIPVMLIEEGDKWRETPVDDLPVPVPEK, encoded by the coding sequence ATGGTACATCAAGACCTGCTGGAGATTTTGCGCTGCCCCGTGTGCGTGCAGGAAGGCAAGGGCGAACTGGAACTGGTGAAGGAGACCTGGCTGGTGTGCTACGATTGTGGCCGCAAGTACCCCATCCGCGACGATATCCCTGTGATGCTCATTGAGGAAGGGGACAAGTGGCGCGAGACCCCGGTGGACGACCTGCCCGTTCCCGTGCCGGAAAAGTGA
- a CDS encoding DUF456 domain-containing protein, translating into MDWLGLSFRLLVFLVMLVGLFGLVVPIFPGIVVIWGAALVYGLVQGFGTIGGWIFAGLTVLMLLGVTVDNIAMGAGARKGGASWWSIALAIVAALAGTYVFPPLGGLVLAPLALLAAEYLRQRDFHNAWEAAKGYLVGCGWAFVVRFFLGVVMISLWAYWAWY; encoded by the coding sequence ATGGACTGGCTGGGCCTCTCCTTTCGCCTGTTGGTCTTCCTGGTCATGCTGGTGGGCCTGTTCGGCCTGGTGGTGCCCATCTTTCCCGGCATTGTGGTCATCTGGGGCGCGGCGTTGGTATACGGCCTGGTGCAAGGCTTTGGCACCATAGGCGGCTGGATTTTCGCCGGGCTCACCGTGCTCATGCTCCTCGGCGTCACAGTGGACAACATCGCCATGGGGGCCGGCGCACGCAAAGGCGGTGCCTCCTGGTGGAGCATCGCCCTCGCCATCGTGGCGGCTTTAGCGGGCACCTACGTCTTCCCTCCTCTGGGCGGCCTGGTGCTGGCCCCTCTGGCGCTGCTGGCCGCGGAGTATCTGCGCCAGAGAGACTTCCACAACGCCTGGGAGGCGGCGAAAGGCTACCTGGTCGGCTGCGGCTGGGCCTTCGTGGTTCGCTTTTTCCTGGGCGTGGTCATGATCAGCCTATGGGCCTACTGGGCCTGGTACTGA
- the serS gene encoding serine--tRNA ligase produces the protein MLDIHLFREQPDLIREGLRRRRMDDAVVDQVRALDEQRRRIIQEVEALKAERNRTSKEIGRTKDPAERQAKIKAMRQVGDRIKALDAQLDQVEAQLHDLLISIPNLPDPDVPDGEDENDNVVARQVGDIPQFDFEPVPHWELGPRLGIIDFERGVKLSGTRFYLLRGPGARLERALIAWMLDLHTQKQGYTEIYPPFMVKGEILYASGQLPKFADNLYKDHEEDKWMVPTAEVPLTGIHKDEILDEEDLPLYYTAYTPCFRREKMSAGRDVRGMKRGHQFDKVEMYIYTTPEDSPAALERMLAHAEETIRLLGLTYRVVQLCTGDLGFAARKTYDLEVWAPGSGEWLEVSSISNVGDFQARRANIRYRPKEGGKPRFVHTLNGSGLGLPRVYIAVLETYQQPDGSVVVPEVLRPYMGGLDIIRPEG, from the coding sequence ATGTTGGACATCCATTTGTTCCGGGAACAGCCCGACCTGATTCGCGAAGGCCTTCGCCGCCGCCGTATGGACGATGCGGTTGTGGATCAGGTCCGCGCGCTGGACGAACAACGCCGGCGCATCATCCAGGAGGTCGAAGCCCTGAAAGCCGAGCGCAACCGCACCTCAAAGGAAATCGGGCGGACGAAAGACCCCGCCGAGCGGCAGGCGAAAATCAAGGCCATGCGCCAGGTGGGCGACCGCATCAAAGCCCTGGACGCCCAACTCGACCAGGTCGAGGCCCAACTGCACGACCTACTCATCAGCATCCCTAACCTGCCCGACCCCGATGTGCCCGACGGCGAAGACGAAAACGACAATGTGGTCGCGCGTCAGGTGGGCGACATCCCGCAGTTCGACTTCGAGCCTGTACCCCATTGGGAATTAGGCCCGCGCCTGGGCATCATCGACTTCGAGCGGGGCGTCAAACTGAGCGGGACCCGCTTCTACCTCCTGCGTGGCCCTGGCGCTCGGCTGGAGCGCGCCCTCATCGCCTGGATGCTCGACCTCCACACCCAGAAGCAAGGCTACACGGAAATCTACCCTCCCTTCATGGTCAAGGGCGAAATCCTCTACGCTTCAGGGCAATTGCCCAAGTTCGCCGATAACCTCTACAAGGACCATGAAGAGGACAAATGGATGGTCCCCACCGCCGAAGTCCCGCTCACCGGGATACACAAGGACGAAATCCTGGACGAAGAGGACCTGCCGCTCTATTACACCGCCTACACGCCCTGCTTCCGCCGCGAGAAGATGAGCGCCGGCCGCGATGTGCGCGGCATGAAACGCGGTCACCAATTCGACAAGGTGGAGATGTACATCTACACCACCCCCGAAGACTCCCCGGCGGCCTTGGAGCGCATGTTGGCCCACGCCGAGGAGACCATCCGCCTGCTGGGGCTGACCTACCGCGTGGTGCAACTGTGTACCGGCGACCTGGGGTTCGCCGCCCGCAAGACCTACGACCTGGAGGTCTGGGCCCCCGGCAGCGGGGAATGGCTGGAAGTGTCCTCAATATCCAATGTGGGTGACTTTCAGGCCCGACGGGCCAACATCCGCTATCGGCCCAAAGAGGGCGGCAAACCGCGCTTCGTGCACACCCTCAACGGATCGGGGCTAGGCCTGCCGCGGGTGTACATCGCCGTGCTGGAAACCTATCAACAGCCCGACGGCTCGGTGGTGGTGCCCGAGGTGTTGCGGCCCTACATGGGCGGGCTGGACATCATCAGGCCGGAGGGCTGA